Below is a window of Lytechinus variegatus isolate NC3 chromosome 4, Lvar_3.0, whole genome shotgun sequence DNA.
tcggtcacatgatgttatttgaaccaatcactatacaggattcagtctatgtaggatataataaGTAATGGCTGCCTTTCCTCAGGAAATATtacattgattgatttttaagaGATGCTTTTGTTGTGAACTTCAACATTCATTCGTACAATACACGTCAGAGAAATCTTACCCATCAACCGTTAGAAAGaacaaaaactgatttgaattcatttctGATAGCTTGTGTCAAAGAATGGAATAGATAACCGCAAAGCATAAGATCTAGTCCAACACTGCCAATATTAAAAAAGCATGTAGAAAATTCTTATTTGAGAGCTTGCAAAATGTCTTAAattttttgttcactttttagtttatcattgtaaatatatttgtattattctcttttttatatgtttgtttttatcatcaaatatttttgctacaatgttttatcatgttatatctaatcttatattattttggttctgtttgtatgtttgttttatcatcaatattttgatataatgttttatatatcttcctttgttttttatgttcttGTATTAATTTCATCAAGGGGCCCTTTGAACAATCTCTGCTTCTATGGGGTCCCAAACCTTTCACATAATATTCTCTTTGCCAACCTTTGTactaaatatttgtattatatcACTTGATTGATTGGTTTGAATAAACTTATATCACTTAATACTCATGAAAGACACATTCTCGTGTTAATGGTCTACTCTCGAAGAAATGGTGACAAATGTGTAATTTCTTTCATCGCATACACGTATATGTTGCCAGTTTCATTAACTGTCAAGTTGCGAGGAAAAATATTgtatgtttatgatattcataAGAAGAACTAACAACTGCCAGGGGAGAAAGATTGCCGAGAAGCCGTCGAAGTCACGTTGGCACATTTAATTAACCAGAAATACTCTTTCATCACGTCTACATCGGGAGCTATCTTTCAAATTTATGAGAGATCTAGTGAAACACGAGCAAAGGTGAATATCCCGCCCGGGGTGCCCGACTTATTTATCCCAGTGTCTCAACCTCATTACTTTGATAATTTTATATCAAGACCAACATGGAAGTAACGACTAGAGACGGAGCACCTGAGATCTCAGGTTACCAACGAATGATTGCAGCAGGGGTATTCATCATTATTGCCACAGTTGCTATTCTAGGAAACAGTCTGGTCATCTTGGCAATCACTCTGTCCAGGAGATTACAAACGACAACCAATATCTATGTCCTTGCATTATCAATAACTGATTTCCTGATCGCAATCATCCAGGTCATTCAAGCCGTGATGCTGCTTTCGAAGAGCAGGTCCAAGTTCCTACTGACAGTGTGCTCTGGAGCGGCAGTGATGAATTTCTTTTTGCTAGGAAGCAGCATAGGTGCCTTGGTACTTATCGCCTGGAACCGGATGCAGATCGTCACCAGCAAGCCATCCTCCCCATCGAAGCCAACAGCCAAGAAAGCCGTTGCCAGTATCATTATCGTTTATTCGTTCATTGGCTTGAGTTTGCTCGGGACGGGGTTGATAGATGGGATCAAGTTCGGAAACTTTCGTGGAATGTGCAACTACTTAGGAGGAAATATCACCGATTACACGTCAGGCATCTATATATTCTGTATGTTGGTCATTATAATAGTATGCTATGGTCGGATCTATCATTATGTCCGGAGTCATCGACGTCCAGTAGCTCAGATGAACCTCAGGCGTTTCCCCAACTATCTGGGAAGCATGCACGAAACAGGTGTGAACAAACACTCATCAGTGATGGCTTCTACAAGCTTGAATGTAACAATGACCGGTGCCTCACAATGTACTGCGATTGCAGAAACTGTTAGTGGTTCGGAAACAGTGAGGATTGCTTGTAGACAGGGGACTTCGGTGGGTATTTTGGAGCTGTCAAAGACACCTTGCGAGCAAAGTTGCCTCCCAAGGTCTGCAGATGATTCTTCAGTCACTGATCAGGTTCTTAATTTGTCACCAACTAAGGAGATAAGCCTGGATAAACAATGTATTCCTAAGAAAAATGCTTTGGCTTCTTCAGGTGTTGGAGAATTATCAACCATTTCTGGGAAAGCCAAGACTGATGCCAATGCTCTAGTTGTTCACATCAACCAAGGATGTACCATGCTATCTTCGTATGTAAGTGTAGCTGAAAGAAAGATAGACATCATGAACTTGAATCTTCAAGAAGATGATTTAAAGCAAGGAGCTAATGCGGTTGCTTCGTGTATGAGGGGAAGTCCCGATTCATGCAAGTCTGATGACAAAACGTTCGGTCGGTCCCATCGATCAACTGCTGCATTATTCTTGAACAGGTCAAAAAACCTTCAGACGAGAGCATCAAAGTGTCAGGACTGTCATGATATTCCCTCTGTCGTTCACCGGGAACATCCGAATCGCATTAATACTG
It encodes the following:
- the LOC121413121 gene encoding uncharacterized protein LOC121413121, whose protein sequence is MEVTTRDGAPEISGYQRMIAAGVFIIIATVAILGNSLVILAITLSRRLQTTTNIYVLALSITDFLIAIIQVIQAVMLLSKSRSKFLLTVCSGAAVMNFFLLGSSIGALVLIAWNRMQIVTSKPSSPSKPTAKKAVASIIIVYSFIGLSLLGTGLIDGIKFGNFRGMCNYLGGNITDYTSGIYIFCMLVIIIVCYGRIYHYVRSHRRPVAQMNLRRFPNYLGSMHETGVNKHSSVMASTSLNVTMTGASQCTAIAETVSGSETVRIACRQGTSVGILELSKTPCEQSCLPRSADDSSVTDQVLNLSPTKEISLDKQCIPKKNALASSGVGELSTISGKAKTDANALVVHINQGCTMLSSYVSVAERKIDIMNLNLQEDDLKQGANAVASCMRGSPDSCKSDDKTFGRSHRSTAALFLNRSKNLQTRASKCQDCHDIPSVVHREHPNRINTESRITFNMLLLVVSFFTCMAPTIIQLLIPGQQDSNWIIFLILFSNCCWNPLLYAWKHPDFMHTFGCIIRGRFSRIRDPVPWLRRRITSNG